A genomic segment from Solenopsis invicta isolate M01_SB chromosome 5, UNIL_Sinv_3.0, whole genome shotgun sequence encodes:
- the LOC105205708 gene encoding phosphopantothenate--cysteine ligase, whose product MTSMWEDFYAKHSPPQDLTQNEQALKEFTRKNFEEGNKVVLVTSGGTTVPLEHNTVRFVDNFSAGTRGSVSAEYFLEHGYAVIFMHRVKSLEPFSRHFIGQKFLDMLQISDNNENPVITVLPEYTQKVVTVLRKYKKAFDQKKLLQLTFTTLSEYLWLLRSACQVLAPLENKAILYLAAAVSDFYIPSNEMSIHKISSSGPPSISLHLVPKILAPLVSLWVPKAFVISFKLETDESLLISKARTALNKYHHNLVIANMLQTRKQEVIIVSKETNYVLSLTNEQLDKGEEIEQLIVNDLVEKHRKFIQSKEVC is encoded by the exons ATGACTTCAATGTGGGAAGATTTTTACGCGAAGCATTCACCCCCTCAGGATCTGACGCAAAATGAACAGGCGTTGAAGGAGTTTACCAGGAAGAATTTCGAGGAGGGTAACAAAGTGGTGTTGGTGACG AGTGGAGGTACAACAGTACCCTTGGAACATAATACAGTGAGATTTGTGGACAATTTCAGTGCAGGTACGAGGGGGTCGGTTTCAGCAGAATACTTCTTGGAGCATGGCTATGCAGTTATTTTTATGCACAG agTCAAATCTTTGGAACCATTTTCGAGGCATTTTATAGGTCAGAAATTTTTAGACATGCTTCAAATATCGGATAACAATGAGAATCCTGTTATCACAG TATTGCCAGAATATACACAGAAAGTAGTAACAGTGCTGCGAAAGTATAAAAAAGCATTTgatcagaaaaaattattgcaactcACTTTTACGACTCTCTCCGAATATCTTTGGCTGCTACGATCTGCTTGCCAAGTGCTAGCACCTCTGGAGAATAAAGCTATACTATATTTAGCAGCAGCAGTGTCAGATTTCTACATTCCTTCTAATGAAatg tcaATCCATAAAATATCCTCTAGTGGACCACCAAGTATATCTCTTCATTTAGTACCAAAAATTTTGGCCCCATTAGTTAGTTTGTGGGTACCAAAAGCATTTGtgatttcatttaaattagaaaCCGACGAAAGCTTACTTATTTCTAAGGCAAGAACTGCCCTCAACAAGTATCATCATAAC CTTGTAATAGCCAACATGTTGCAAACTAGAAAGCAAGAAGTAATAATTGTGAGCAAGGAGACCAACTACGTTTTATCTCTTACAAATGAACAATTAGATAAGGGCGAGGAAATTGAACAATTAATCGTAAATGATCTCGTTGAAAAGCATAGAAAGTTTATACAATCCAAAGAAGTTTGCTGA
- the LOC105205704 gene encoding cytochrome c oxidase subunit NDUFA4, with product MKMQGLSLTSVKKNPALLPLYFCIVLGGCGAFLYTLRLATRNPDVSWLNKKEAEPWNYYKDKQYKFYATNDDYAKAKSPAPEY from the exons ATGAAGATGCAGGGGTTAAGTCTGACGAGCGTGAAGAAGAACCCGGCC CTGCTCCCGCTGTATTTCTGTATAGTGCTGGGTGGCTGCGGCGCGTTTCTGTATACCTTACGCTTGGCGACACGTAATCCCGACGTTTCCTGGTTGAACAAGAAGGAGGCAGAGCCGTGGAACTACTACAAGGACAAGCAGTACAAG TTCTACGCGACAAATGACGATTACGCCAAAGCCAAAAGCCCAGCGCCTGAGTATTGA